GTGACAGCAAAGAGAGAAATTTATTagtctttaaatgttttatcAATGTGTTCCAAATCCCACCAGATGCTATGGCGGGGCTTCTTTGACCCTCCTACTCTTGTACCTTCTCCCGTTGAGATGGTGTGTCATGGCGGCCATCAGCAGTGTCCTCTGTATCAATCAACACTTTATAAAGGTCATCAAAGAACTTGGGGACTCATCTCATCGTGATCCTCCGTTGgtcacaaacaacaacaaacctaGCAAGAAGAAACTGAAGGAATTCAAGGATATGGTGGTAATGATAAGActtagggcaaggccatttatATTGTGCAAAGGGcaattccattggaaaatcttaaagtcaatgggtaacttttaaagggcaccggattcaaactctggtgtttctgatcagcagagtgtgggtttgagtcccagtcactcgcctgtgtccttaagcaagacacttgggATGGGCGTAAAAACGTTGATCCTGTGTCTTGTGTACTGCacacaaaagaacccagtgcgcttcatcgttaagagaaggggttcacctagcactttgtgtaaaccattacatggtgctatgtaaaaggagtaggtctcataaacgtagtctcacataccttgcaggaaaatagtgtatgttaaagcaccttgagcgtcactgagtgacggatatgcacgcTATAACAAGCCActttttaagttattattttatgtttaaagggtctggctactttttgtgggacacaaacacaatgtccacagattaaacTAAtcgtacacagtttgaagataattaaaaaattacttgctgaggtgctgtagtttttaagaaatgagtaaaacaaatcatgAAAATATGAAGATTGTAACATGGACAATCTCCAGCAATCACTGATCACGCTTTCTATTTCATTCCATCCATCTTCCAGCCTGAGGAGGAATCCAAGGACCAGGTTCCCACTGACGTCAAATCATCCATCCATCCACTCATTGAACACCGCCCTCTACATCTCTGCGTAGGTTTAACGCTTATGTCTGTTTCACGTTCTAAAAGGGTTTGGGtgctttttgtacgacacaaaacaccatatccacagatttaaattaaacttacaaggtttgaagataatgacggtagaaagtttccctttcTCAGATGGCTCAGATTGGCAGAGTCggaactaaaataaaaatatgcaaaaagtAACTAAAAGGAATAGGTTGTATTATTTGTGACAAAGTTAGTTAAACTAGTTTTCAGACATTCAATCATTCTTTCACCTTAATACATTTTATCAAAAGCAAGTAGAGGTAGTTAAATCATCATGcacattcaaaataaacaatcttTGAAGAAACCTGTTACCTTAGGCTCGAACATTCTATTTTCAAAGCTACACTAACTCCTCCATTCTCCTTAACGTAGTGTGTCCACCTTACTCAAATGGCTTATGGTAAAGGTTTGGATGTAATTATAAGCAGTGAATTTATTAACTCCTCAGCAAAAGAGCAAATCCCTGGACGAGGCGGGCCCCAATTACGCCAAGCTAGCTTTAGCTGCTGCCACCAGAAACCGTTCTTCTACTGCCCCAGAACTACCCACGCTGAGGCTCAACTCAGCTGGTACACCGGTGGAGGTGTGTTAtctatgtgggactatgttttcAGCTGTGTTAAAGCGCAGGGTAAGTAATGCTTCATTTTGCATTCATGAACTCGTGGGGTGGCGTGGccagacccaagctctgttGTTGCCAGCAGCAGggtgtgggctcgaatcccggCCATGACGCTTGAGCAgggcacttaaccataaatgctttgtaaaaagttgagaaggggcacttaaccataaatgCTTTGTGAAAAGTTGAGAAGGAAGCCTTGTttactggacccaagctctagTGCTGTCAGCAGCTaagcgtgggttcgaatcctggtcatgacacttgttctcttgagcaagacacttaatcatagATGCTTTGTTCAAAGGTGGGAATGAAGTGTTGTTCGCctgacccaagctctggtgttgccagcagcagagtgtgggtttgaatcccggtcatgacatttGTACCCTTgcgcaaggcacttaaccatagttGCTTTGTACAAAGATGGCAaggtattgcattctgctctactagCCAGGCTTCTTAAGTGGATAATGCCCATTTGCCTTCATCCTTTATGGACTGGGAATGGGGGtaaacctgtttcagccctaggagtaggtggcaactcaCCTACGTAAATTGAGTTGGTTGATTGCCCTCGCCCTGAAGTGCTGGCCTTGGGATGATAGGCAACCTATGATCTCTTTTTAAACACACAATTATGAGTGTCCCAACTAGTGTTTTTGTACATGCTTTGTACTTCCAtgtagtgaaagaaaaaatatatttggtaAACAGTTCACATTGTATTAACATTGTTCAACGCAATACAATTATTTGTGTCTCTTTAATCAGCGTTACTGCCGGTCATGTGGAAACCAGTTCTGCCAACGTTGCTGCTCAAGGAAGCTGCCTCGGTCTACATTTGGGGCGACATGTAAGTCAAATTCAAATCCAAAATAATAATGGTGATAATTATAGGAGGCTTATgggatgcttggtggcagcagacttaccagataaagtgcacatgctcagaactatgtaaacaatggtaattctggtaagtctgctgccacctagcgttccaaagtctcccattacaaattcttttatagcgcatttcacaataaccgtatctacatgctttacattagtgccctgatcATTGGGCTAATTACATTCCATTAatttttctcagctccctggggagtatacaacctgggcaactgTAGTGCCTTAAGTCTTTTGCACACAcgatatcaacctctaccctcgcaggtacccattttataaccctgggtgaagagaatcaATTATAGTAAACTAtcttactcaaggacacaagttacacaatcgggattcgaacccaaccTCTGATGACTTAGCACCCGGAACGAAATTGATGCTCTTAACagctcagccacaacaccctACCAATGCGCTTGACCACGATAAAACACACCACAACACACCACGACACACCACGACACACCACGACACACCCAAACCTACCATATCTATATTTTTCACACACAGCTCCAGCAGCCCAGACGGAGAAGGAACTTGTGTGTAATGCGTGCTTCTGTAATATGACATCAGATGAGGTCACATCGTTAAGTAGCGGTCCTACTATTGAAGAATGCTGATGAGAAGGCTGAGTAATGTACACTAAATCAAGATCTTTTATCCcgtattcaaacattttatggATTCTTAGGTACCGCATACACGCAGGCCACTGAGGtaatggcctccgttgcccctggtcttagccttggtgcccttcacaACCGATGCCTTTCT
The sequence above is drawn from the Asterias rubens chromosome 9, eAstRub1.3, whole genome shotgun sequence genome and encodes:
- the LOC117294562 gene encoding protrudin-like produces the protein MKTTMGNCHSSVRNTDGVDTGVQGRPVASDTGKQLVQYSINNLVDQVHRLQRLCWHMVLLWKVIVVLIRWEVPFVTLSFWIVSLLICYFMESGQLLVSCLSFLFLLGGVGGVAKLNSQKPKTAKEPSSTATSPGTAASSVTTPQEKEQSSTQDAEHHQRKGREVLVEYRQLMLTAQDYLKACCEAVQRVNEVLGWQNTKLSSVCYGGASLTLLLLYLLPLRWCVMAAISSVLCINQHFIKVIKELGDSSHRDPPLVTNNNKPSKKKLKEFKDMVPEEESKDQVPTDVKSSIHPLIEHRPLHLCQKSKSLDEAGPNYAKLALAAATRNRSSTAPELPTLRLNSAGTPVEVCYLCGTMFSAVLKRRRYCRSCGNQFCQRCCSRKLPRSTFGATSPAAQTEKELVCNACFCNMTSDEVTSLSSGPTIEEC